From a region of the Cucumis sativus cultivar 9930 chromosome 6, Cucumber_9930_V3, whole genome shotgun sequence genome:
- the LOC101206222 gene encoding probable carboxylesterase 18: protein MTKHSFHFFFSFINHPSLILIFIISSTVTATGAHMSDALSSLRLPWKVKIILTAIALGTDICCRSDVSVNRFLANLLDFKSPLLKKPKNGVKSFDTTVDSSRNLWFRLYTPTIESTSESLPLIVYFHGGGFVYMAPDSKLLDELCQRLAREIPAVVISVNYRLAPEHRYPCQYEDAFDLLKFIDYNASAIEGFPPNVDFKRCFLAGDSAGGNIAHHMILKSADHEYRELEIIGLISIQPFFGGEERLESEIKLIKAPLSTYDRTDWYWKAFLPEGCDRDHPSVNVFGPNATDISNVRYPATKVLVGGLDPLIDWQKRYYEGLKKSGKEAYLSEYPNAFHSFYGFPELAESNLFIKDVRDFVGEQCLKRSS from the coding sequence ATGACCAAACActcctttcatttctttttctcttttattaatcATCCTTCGCTTATtctcatcttcatcatctcaTCAACAGTCACTGCCACCGGAGCTCACATGTCCGACGCCCTTTCATCCCTCCGCCTTCCATGGAAGGTCAAGATCATATTGACTGCCATTGCCCTCGGAACCGACATCTGCTGCCGTTCCGATGTCTCAGTCAATCGCTTCCTCGCTAACCTTTTGGATTTCAAGTCTCCTCTTCTCAAGAAACCAAAGAACGGCGTCAAAAGCTTCGATACCACCGTCGATTCTTCCCGCAACCTCTGGTTCCGTCTCTACACTCCCACTATCGAATCGACCTCCGAATCACTTCCGTTGATTGTCTACTTCCACGGCGGCGGATTCGTATACATGGCCCCTGATTCCAAACTCCTCGACGAATTGTGCCAGAGACTTGCTCGAGAAATCCCCGCTGTAGTCATCTCTGTGAACTACCGTCTTGCTCCAGAACATCGCTATCCTTGCCAGTACGAAGACGCCTTCGATCTTCTGAAATTCATCGACTACAACGCTTCTGCGATTGAAGGATTTCCTCCGAACGTCGATTTCAAACGCTGCTTCCTAGCCGGAGACAGCGCTGGCGGAAACATCGCTCACCACATGATTTTGAAATCTGCAGATCACGAATACCGCGAGTTGGAAATCATCGGCCTGATTTCGATTCAACCATTCTTCGGAGGAGAAGAGAGATTGGAATCGGAAATAAAGCTAATAAAAGCTCCATTATCGACGTATGACCGAACGGACTGGTACTGGAAGGCATTTTTACCGGAAGGATGTGACAGAGACCATCCGTCGGTAAACGTTTTCGGTCCAAACGCGACGGATATATCGAATGTAAGGTATCCGGCGACTAAAGTGTTGGTTGGAGGATTAGATCCGTTAATCGATTGGCAAAAGAGATACTACGAAGGATTGAAGAAATCCGGGAAGGAAGCTTACTTGAGTGAATATCCGAATGCGTTTCACAGCTTTTACGGATTTCCGGAGTTGGCGGAATCCAATCTGTTCATCAAAGATGTTAGGGATTTCGTAGGGGAACAATGCTTGAAGAGAAGCAGTTGA